In Gossypium hirsutum isolate 1008001.06 chromosome D01, Gossypium_hirsutum_v2.1, whole genome shotgun sequence, the genomic window agAAGGGTaaaattccttaaaataaaagtaaagggactaaattctaaatttatagaAAGTACAAGGAGttgaaacatatatatacattctaaATTTACAAACAACATAATGTTAAGTGATAATGTGGCACAATTTTAAGATAACACATCATTACATTTTAACGAAATTTAAGTTTGaaaaccaaattagaaaaaaattaccaGGTTCGAGGATTAATGTGAACCAAAaaagattttagaattttttgcgTAATCCTTCGTCGCTCAAAAGTCGATTCAACTCTTTAGTTTGTATTGGTATACAAACCAATACATGATTCGATCCAATTCCAACAACTATACACAAACTTGCTTTCTTGGTTTTACTGTCATTGGAACTAAGTTTATCGGTGAcgccaaaacaaataaaaatctagggataaagtaatatttaatccctgaacttgataaaattttctaatatgGTCCTTGAAGTTTTTTtggtttatattaattttggaACTTAACAATTTTTCTCAATTTGTTCTATGAATTTGGATTTTATTGAGGTTTCGTTATCACttgaaagataaaaataaaaataaatttataatattttcttgttagatttcaaatatatatattttaagtgaCGACATGGTACAATATCAAAGTGTTTTGTTATCatactttaataaaattcaaGTTCGTGCAAATTGAGAAAAACTGTCAAGTTTCAAAActaatatgcaaaaaaaaaaggactaaaatgaaaaaaagttaacaaattgaaagattaaatgttgttttataaaataaaaaaatcaaatcaacacatgattttataattttcttttgttgGAAACAAGGGATGTTGTTTTTAATTACAGTATctgttttagtaaaaaaaaaaatcccaaagcATTAAATCTCGGAAAACAGcaactttgtttcaaaatgctaTAAATATAATCCAAATAATTCCTTTGCTTGGAaactattttattgaaaataaaatgggcaACAATTTGCTCATTTTGGTTGTTTTTCTCTTGTTCAAAACAGAGGTAGGACTTTGAAGGATCCGATATTGCTGTCCGTCCATGTTGAAAAAAATACGAGTTGGAGCTCAAATTTGTGTTTCAGACACGAATCTTATGATAGTCACATTGTTGGAGTTGGAAATCCGATTCAGGTCGAATTGATGGAATTGAGAGATTAGATTCAAGTGTTAGATATGACATATGAGTACAATAATGCTCGAATTATTGTAGTTGAGAAATCTGGTCCGTGCCTGGTACCGGACATACTTGAAAAAGAATGGTGATAGCACTAATAAATGAAAAAGTATTATAGAGACATTTGTACTAAAatttagattgtattttattccatttacttaaaaaatgagtaaattagtcattaaagagcaaattgatattcctttagaaattttatcaatttttattgttaaaaatttgtcACTATACAATAGAATGAGGAACATGTGGTACGCCATATAGAACTGTTTGATTATTCTTCAGCCacactagtttttaatagtataaatggacaaaatttttaacagaatggactagtttgctctttaatctaacgtacATATACTACTATTTTTCCCATTTTTGAATAAGGGGGCAAAATGCAGTCTAACTCCTAATATTTGGGTCTCCATAGTAGGGGTAAGCGTTCGatcaaatcgagtaaaaaaattcaAGCTAATTGAGTTAACGAaccttattttatcatcctaactcgatttgaaaatttttcgaatcaagtcaagtgaaatgaaattcaagtcgagccgatttgaatgaaattgtttgagttaaattaaaaaaattaaacacgtcaaattaaaatcttgttacaatataactaatttaatattagagcacataaatttgaaatcacatatatttgaaaacttttttttcaaagagaaaagaaatattttaatatgataaacttgaatcattaattaatttatttaggtcacaaaattattattttagaacatttttaaaaatttatctttctttatatattctttagatttttttaattttataaattttataaatatttaaaaattttcaattttttaattttttttgtaatttttgttgaaagagaccaatttgctcatttttaaaattgacaaggACCAATGGAGATTTACAtcaatctgttattcgaattgtaaaattcaacttgactcGAACTTGAATTACTTGTTCGAGTTGACttgaaaaacttgaaaaactcgatccgattaacttgaaattcgatttttttttacgaattaaattgagttttgctcaccctACTCCATAGTATTTTTACCCACTCATAATAAGTGACTTCAATGGTGGTTATTGTAAGCTCTTGTTACTTTATGTAcacataatatacatgtattatacAAATCcattgaataaaatggaatgacTTTTTTGTAAGTGTTATGTAAAATTAGTAAATTGATATAGTATTTTACATGTGATAATATACTTgtcatgtaaaattttaaaaataataaaacttaaattaatgaatttaatggtaaaattttaaaattagaaaatagaaactaaaaaaaaatcaattcagaaTAAAGAGGTTAAATCTACAAGTTATATACAATATAGGGACTAATAACGTAATGTATTTTTTAGTTTTGCACTTAACTTTTTCAACTCATTTTTTTCCCAATTCACTAAAAAAAAGTGACCAATAAAAAAACTTGTAACACATTTTTATTAAAtgtcaataaattttaaataaaatggaacgaatataataattaacataaattatttgaataGTCTATAAATTTGTCTATAATACTATTTAAGCATTtagattgagttttagttcgattgtCGTCGACATTGTTGTTTATGTAGAAGAACGTGAGTTTGAGTGCGTTGGAACGcatttatcctcctatttatttAAGCGGTGAAAGAAATTATAGGTAGTTTTAaacatttatattcaaaataaaatatttaggctCGAACCGGATGAACTCTGGGAATAAACGAGACCATCCGAACAAACACGAGAGTTGAATTAGAGTGTAACTTTGTTTATGGAGTGATGATCCATAAACATACTCAAATCCAGCTAAGATTTATTTGAGTAATCAAGTACAAAATAGAACCTAAGCTTattcatataattaataattaattactatatatgtgtgtgtatgtatcTAATTTCTCGGTATGTTCTTGTAATCAGTCCACAACTGATCAACAGTTTTGCCCAGAATCTGAAAAAAGAAATCAGGGCTATAGCCATCTTTAAGCTTCGCATTAAGCTCCGCCACGAACCCAGATTTCAAACCCTCACAATAATCCAAGAAATACGCCGTCACGGCGTACCCGTCGTACCAATGCTCGCCGTCCCCCGGTCGTGGCCACCCTCCGGGGACGTAATCCGCTTTCAGCCGTACGAAATCCGCGACCCCTTCCGTCAAATTCCCGAGATGCCCATCGCCGATTTGCCCGTTCCCATTCCACTGCCATATGTGAGTCATCTCATGGTAAAGCACCCCGTTGAAGCTCCGTTTCAGCTCATCGCCGGTTAAACCTTGGATCGATTTATCGCTCACGTTGATGTTATTGTTGCTCGCAAGCGCGACGACTCTCTCGTCTAGGTTATCGACGATGAAGAGGCTTACGCTTTGAACGTTCTTTCTCGAAGCCGGATCGGGTTGCCGGAAAAGGTTCCAGATGAACTGGGAGGCTGATTCCATTTGTTGCCGTGTGTACTCGACGCCGAGCTCTTTGTCGAATACGGTGCCTCCAGGAGTCGTTGGGACCTCATTTGTGACGGTGTAATCTACCGCGGTGGAGCTGTGAAGGGATGTAGCTAATGCGAGCAGGTAAACGAGGAAGAAAACTGGGTGATTAGCCATTTTTTGGTTTGTTTGTTTGATTTGGTGAATCATTTTTTGATTTGTCAATTTACTAACATAATCATTAActgcatatactgatttctatagtacttattgttcgcacttcatcggatccatttaaatataattgttcaaatacatataccaaaagcataataattttatacttgaTCAACTATAAGTGCCGAATGCAAATATACACCTAtacccacctatgccgaatgcatacatacatacacatatatatatatccaacaatttcatgacaaccgatatatatatatatacatactcactATTCACAAGGACTCGAACGATTATATACTCATCAACCACCTTGAAACAATGTTCATAAACTTATCCATTTCATATAAACAAaagcatatatatttatacccaATGCATagaatcacttaatttaaacagattcactggcACTTCACCTGATAGGCTTATAGTTTAattcagttcaccggcacttagcctgctaggcttgtagcctgattcagttcaccggcacttagcctgctagacgtatagtctgattcaattcaccggcatttagcctgctagacgtatagtccgattcaattcaccggcacttagcctgctagacatatagtctgaataatttcacTGGCAATAAATTCGGTAGTCATTTCTCCGTcgaaattgaattatattcaattcTGCGTAACAAACATGCACTTAAAACATACTTGCATAATTCACAACAATAATTTCAGTCCAAAGAGctgtaattcatattcgaactatatatgtatataaatccatacataaaaattcagctcaaaatttataacatatatcTTTGAACCACATAGGTACATGAAATTCAAACACCAAAATCCAGCTCAATAACTTCATGATTCAACCTaacaaatttatgtatataacttTATATCTAAATTCAATACAATAACTTATACATGTACgtatatacatattcgaatctaacatatacatatataatttcatacttaaatatattcaaGACTTATTCatgagtatacatatatattacaactcacgtgtacatatatatacacattcatacCTTTAACCAAGTCCAAGGCTTTATACAtgtatatgcttatatatattcGGACCTTAtgtttacatatatattatatatataaatacctttgattaaaaacaagtatttatacatatatatattttcgaacatgatacatatatatatttatatcattcatacttaaacaaaattcaatccatatactttCAATTTCAGCTCACCAAATTACTAtagatatacatgcatatatactgATTTAATAACCTcaaattgctaatagacttacctcggatatcagcggacacgatcgactattcgattactttcgtttttccccgatccaaattcattttcttcgtttcttgatctaaacataatcaaatttaacctttttattcatcaaaacattcaattaagttcaaaaatacataaatgggaaaattaccattttgcccctaacattttgcactttttgcaatttagtcctttttgcacaaaacacaaaatacacaaaatttgcccataccacacaagagccgaatattcatggttctcatacaagtccacacattgcatttatttcacactttagtccctcaaaaatttattttcacaatttaaccctaaatactcaaattcatcaaaaatcccaagacaaaacatgttaatctaagacatatctttcattattcatcattaaacatcacaaaacacaaatattcataaatggcataactcaaaatattcatcaaaatcagaatttcaagcatgggtcgggtagtattcaaagcaacgatataaaaaacgtaaaaatcatcaaaaaccgaagcaaaaacataccttaattagaCCTAGAGATAGCCGAACCTTGttgttctcttttcttttctttttcttttctatattcGGCCAAGATGAAGAACATGGcatttaaaatttgttataataaaacctctaaattataaagacaacaataattaggtgcttttataattaacccctaaattttcattttacgcgattaagcccttttattaaatcggacacttaaacgacgaaattaaaacacgaaaatttcacacaatcaaatgcacacaaaataaacacacaaaataatattaataatatttttttaattcagatttgtggtcccgaaaccactattccgattagggtcaataaccgggttgttacaattagAATGCATCacgccatctttcttttttcttttttgaatattatataaattattgtttaacaatataaaaatcaaatataatatataaataattcaaatttaaaaaaataaaaatgcataatattctaaaatatataaatataaatttttaaaaattgaattatatgaaaattgaaaatttttaaagaattagataaaaattaaaaaaatttaaaaataaaaatatataaatatgaatttaaaaatcaaaatattatataaaaaattgaaattttttcataaattttactttttttcaaaaactctaaattctaaaaattaaaaaagaaatatagatatattttgaaaaaaaaactctaaagtttttgaaaaaaaagtatgaaaacttttcaatttttatataatattttcatttttaaatttatatattttaaaattttcagtttttatataatattttatttttatataattttaaaaaaatcaatttttattaaatattttatataactttatctttatatatcttataattttttattttaatttttttgaaattatttatatattgtatattatttttatagattttaaacaatatattatatatgatattaagggtctgtttgattgaaggaattgattttccggaaaatcatttccaacttttccagcatttgattggcggaaaacattttccatttggaaaatgaactccaaaacaagggaaaatgggttacattttagggaaaatgtcttaccctttcaattttcgtaagacattttccgtgctctcctctctatcgcctccttcattccttccttcatttccggtagaaaattgcttctgtttttcgattttccagtaacttgtttttttaattattcaatacttgtttttttaacacaattacaaataatttatttgatattaatttttttcaatttataacgattaatattgtagcttaataattgagtattattataaataaatcattgcaatatatgtaaaaataatttaaaatataaaaatttattaatatatatcaatatatgtaaaaacaattttttcgaaaaatattttcaggaaatctgccaaacagccgaaaatattttacacagattcaatcaaacaccagaaaatattttccagtaaatcattttacagaaaagtaaaacattttcccgaaatcattttacggaaaatattttactggcaatcaaacagaccctaaaaaacaaaataaaagggtGATATGGCATGTTCTAATAATGTCACATGAACGATCAAAATTTATCAAGCCAATCAATGGTGGgtcaatgtttttattttaaataaatataaaaccatgtggcaactttttttttcaacatGATTACCAAAAAATATAGCTGAACCAGGTAACGAAATGTTAGTTTAAGtattaatttaaaacaataaaaatttaggtactaaaatgggaaaatatgtataatttgaggGTCAAATTTAGCATTAAACCTTAGTTTTATGggaaaaaaaagggtaaactcaaaagtagtcacttttgtttacctcagattacattttagtcacttatgtttgaaatttaacgttttagtcacttacgttatcgttttgttatgaagtggtcactctaccgttaaactccgTTACCCCATAATGACAGTCCTACAtggcagtccaaatgagttttaaacgCCAACTTGAATGTCCAGTTGCTAgaatgaaaataagtttttaattaaataaatttaatttggattgtcaCGTACGACATCTAAGTTAGCATTTAAAATCCATTCGGACTGCCACACAGGACTGccattagggaggtaacggaacttaacggtagaatgactacttcgtaacaaaataataacgcaagtaactaaaacgtaacatttcaaacataagtgattaaaatataatctgagacaaaaaaagtgactattttttgtagtttaccccaaaaaaaaacccttaagtTAATGCACATTGCtactcttatttttatttatttatggggAAAATATACATTATTAGTATCTGAACTTGGCTTTGAAGTTTAAATTGGTACTTAAGTGTTTTTACTAATTAGGTACCTAAACTTAGCCTCAAGGTTCAAATTGACACCTGACTTTTTTATCCAATTAGATACCTAAGCTTGGCTTTTTTGTTCAAATTAGTACTTGAACTTGGCTTCATAGTTCAAATTTGTTCAAATAAGTCATTAACTGTAAGTactaaattgaacaaagaaactaagttcaagtaccaaattaaacCAAACCGATTTCAGGTACCAGTTGAAGCATTGAAACCAAATCCTACATTAATTAGCAAATTTATATTATAACTTAATCTGTCAATTGAGTATAGTTCAATGCAGGAGCAAAAAGATTTGGAGCATATTTAAAGTAGAAAGAACTAAATCTAAAATTCGGTAAAAGTACGTGTGCTAACAGCATATTTTGACCCAAAAAATTATACATTTGACCCCGCCATATAAATACTCTAATTTCCCCAGTGGACCAAATCCACTGTCGAAATCTAGGGTTTTAAATTTTGCCTTCTTTCAGAGCTTCCATTGACGAGCAGCTAAATCAACAATGGGTCACTCTAACGTATGGAACTCTCACCCGAAAACCTACGGCCCTGGATCTCGCGCCTGGTAATTGTTTCCTTCTCTATAATTCTTATTTAGTTTCGAGAAattgcctttattattattaaaccttTTTAAGTCTTAATTAATCTTTGTGCAAAATGTTAATCTTTTAGCATATAAATGCGTAGAAAAATGCAAACGGAAGTTCggtttgttgaaaatttttagtgCCTGCATCGTACGAATTAGAATGTTAATTGTTTGCCTCTTAAGAGATTTAACAATGTTACTTGGATTTGAGTGTGAAggaatgtgtatgagatggatatggttagattttcaaattttttccatgtatttggatgATTTTAACAAAAACTGAGTAGTTGGAGCTAGGGGTGTAAATGAGATATTGGTGTTCACAAGCTATTCGATTTCAACTAAAAAACTCGAATTTGATTTGGTAAATATCGAGCTAAGCTTGAGCTATTAATCAAGCTGAATTTGAAAGCTCGAGCTTGAATACAAACGAGCTTAATTGAGCTTGATCTTGagtacaaaaaataataaacaagctTGAGCTGAGTATGGGTCTCAAATTTTGAGTTGAGCTCGAGCTTGCCACTATTTAGATTTGGCTTGGCTTGATTACACCCTTAGTCGAAGCAGCATATGTTTTAATGACATCAAATTTGCTTAAATTTGGAGTACCATGAATTGTTTTAGTGTAGGATGTAGAAGTATTCTGCAATGATCCATTGTAAAATTGGGTTTTATGTCTTTGTATGATCTTTTGGTTTACGACGACttagaattttgtttttctttgtttttttgtttatatagCCGTGTGTGCGGCAACCCCCATGCCATTATTAGGAAGTATGGGCTCATGTGTTGCAGACAGTGCTTCCGTAGCAATGCCAAGGAAATCGGATTCATCAAGGTAAATAAAACTAATATTGTTGCCAGTTACTCTTTTGATCACTTTAGTTAAGTGCATACAACATGTTCTAGGCGTTAGAACTCTTATATTACTTGTAGTGCTAAGCCAAAAAGAAGTGCTAACTTAAGTGAAGAAAGGCACGATATGGAATTGTTTTTATGTGTGTctatgtatgtgtgtatatagAATAATCTTAAGTATATAACCATGATAATGAGCTTGCAAAGTGGTCCAAATTTTTCCAAacatccaaaatatttattttattttttgctagCCAAGATGCATGATTTCCTTACGGTCCCATGTTTATTGTTGGATAATTTAGAAAACTTCAAGCAGACGGGTTATTTGTGCATCTATCgtcttagaaaaaaaaaaggggtgttcAAGGGAAACTAGGTGTGTGCCTAATTGAATGCATCTTGCCCGAAAGGGTTTAAGGCACTTTTGTTGTTTGATGTTAAGCTGCAACGGCTTAAGAACACTTCTTGTCTGCTCCGATTGTCTTAGAAAAAAGGGTGTTCAATGGCAACTCGGTGTGTGCATAATCGAATGCCTCTTGCCCAAAAGGGTCTAAGGCGCTTTTGTTGTTTGATGTTAAGCCGCAATGGCTTGCTAACACTGCTCCAATGGTCAATGTTATCTTGATGTTATATGTTTTTCGGGCAAGTAATTTCTTAACTTCCTGTTGTTTCATGTTTTTAAATCTTGCAGTACCGCTGAAGAATTTATATGGTCTGAATTAGGAAGGACTTTGTTTAAGCACGAATCATTGGTGTGGAGTTTTCTAATTTATCGGTACTAGAAGAAACGTTTTGGTTTTTGGTTAATTTAGTATGAACTTGAACTAAAAATACTTTCTCCTTTCTCAATCAAGTAATCATATTGTTAACTTTCTTTGCAGTGTGATGGTCCTGTTAATTTTTTGgcatttcatgttattttattttgggttaaaataAGCTACAAGTCcctgtactcttcacaaatttagaatCTAGGCACTGTATTTTTATTTTCGAGAATCTAATacctttactttttagatttgtAAATTCAGGTGTAccagaattttgaaatttgaaaagggttaaattcctaaaagtaaatatatagggaccaaattttaaatttatgaagagtacaAGGATTTATGggatattttaacctttattctGATGTTAGACCTGTTAATTTTGGTTCGAAATTAGAAAACTTGAGTTGATCATCTTAAATTAGATCCAATTTTGATTTGATTGTTAAAAGTCAGCAATGAATGAACAAAATTTGAGATGACTGGACTCTTAATTTTAGAAATGAAAACaa contains:
- the LOC107928816 gene encoding uncharacterized protein, with amino-acid sequence MIHQIKQTNQKMANHPVFFLVYLLALATSLHSSTAVDYTVTNEVPTTPGGTVFDKELGVEYTRQQMESASQFIWNLFRQPDPASRKNVQSVSLFIVDNLDERVVALASNNNINVSDKSIQGLTGDELKRSFNGVLYHEMTHIWQWNGNGQIGDGHLGNLTEGVADFVRLKADYVPGGWPRPGDGEHWYDGYAVTAYFLDYCEGLKSGFVAELNAKLKDGYSPDFFFQILGKTVDQLWTDYKNIPRN
- the LOC107928808 gene encoding 40S ribosomal protein S29, producing the protein MGHSNVWNSHPKTYGPGSRACRVCGNPHAIIRKYGLMCCRQCFRSNAKEIGFIKYR